From one Plantibacter flavus genomic stretch:
- a CDS encoding sugar ABC transporter ATP-binding protein, with protein sequence MTIDHPAQPARTEPAGRSAQPALSLIGAAKTFGPVVALADGTIRIEAGEIHALVGENGAGKSTLVKILAGLYTPDAGDFTLAGKPVAFRGVADSKAAGISVIYQEPTLFPDLTVAENIFIGRQPKNGLGLISTGAMRKAARALFDRLGVQIDPDRVAEGLSIADQQIIEIAKAISLDAKVLIMDEPTAALSGVEVDRLFQVARSLRDAGAGIMFISHRFEEVFALCDRITVMRDGRYIATHVTSETTVDAIVRQMVGRDIAALFPKQDAEIGDAVLTVDGLSRAGVFSDISFTVRSGEIVALAGLVGAGRTEVARAVFGIDPYDTGRVTLDGKPVKAGDPQAAIDAGMGFVPEDRRKQGLVMDLSVARNATLTLRHRLARFGIISGRRERQAAEEWSARLQVKTGSQEYAVSTLSGGNQQKVVLAKWLATEPILLIVDEPTRGIDVGTKSEVHRLISELAGRGIAILMISSELPEVLGMADRVLVMHEGRITAELTREEATPETVMHAATGSLEGAR encoded by the coding sequence ATGACGATCGACCATCCAGCGCAGCCGGCGCGCACCGAGCCCGCCGGGCGCAGCGCCCAGCCGGCACTCTCCCTCATCGGAGCCGCCAAGACCTTCGGCCCCGTCGTCGCCCTGGCCGACGGTACCATCCGGATCGAGGCCGGCGAGATCCACGCGCTCGTCGGTGAGAACGGCGCCGGGAAGTCCACGCTCGTGAAGATCCTCGCCGGGCTCTACACCCCCGATGCCGGCGACTTCACCCTCGCGGGGAAGCCCGTCGCCTTCCGCGGGGTCGCCGACAGCAAGGCCGCGGGCATCTCCGTGATCTACCAGGAGCCGACCCTGTTCCCCGACCTCACCGTCGCCGAGAACATCTTCATCGGCCGCCAGCCGAAGAACGGCCTCGGCCTCATCAGCACGGGCGCCATGCGGAAGGCCGCCCGCGCCCTGTTCGACCGCCTCGGCGTCCAGATCGACCCCGACCGCGTCGCCGAGGGCCTGTCGATCGCCGACCAGCAGATCATCGAGATCGCGAAGGCCATCTCGCTCGACGCCAAGGTCCTCATCATGGACGAACCGACCGCCGCGCTCTCCGGCGTCGAGGTCGACCGCCTCTTCCAGGTCGCCCGCTCCCTGCGCGACGCGGGCGCCGGCATCATGTTCATCTCCCACCGCTTCGAGGAGGTCTTCGCGCTGTGCGACCGCATCACGGTCATGCGCGACGGCCGCTACATCGCCACGCACGTCACGAGCGAGACGACGGTCGACGCGATCGTCCGGCAGATGGTCGGTCGCGACATCGCCGCCCTCTTCCCCAAGCAGGACGCGGAGATCGGCGACGCGGTCCTCACCGTCGACGGGCTGTCGCGCGCCGGCGTGTTCTCCGACATCTCGTTCACGGTGCGCTCGGGCGAGATCGTCGCCCTCGCGGGACTCGTCGGCGCCGGGCGCACCGAGGTCGCCCGCGCCGTCTTCGGCATCGACCCCTACGACACCGGACGCGTCACGCTCGACGGCAAGCCGGTCAAGGCCGGCGACCCGCAGGCGGCGATCGACGCCGGCATGGGCTTCGTCCCGGAGGACCGCCGCAAGCAGGGTCTCGTGATGGACCTGTCGGTCGCCCGCAACGCGACCCTCACCCTCCGCCACCGGCTCGCGCGGTTCGGGATCATCTCCGGCCGCCGCGAACGCCAGGCGGCCGAGGAATGGTCGGCCCGCCTCCAGGTGAAGACCGGCTCCCAGGAGTACGCGGTCTCCACCCTCTCCGGCGGCAACCAGCAGAAGGTCGTCCTCGCGAAGTGGCTCGCGACCGAGCCGATCCTCCTCATCGTCGACGAGCCCACCCGCGGCATCGACGTCGGCACGAAGAGCGAGGTCCACCGCCTCATCTCCGAACTCGCCGGCCGCGGCATCGCGATCCTCATGATCTCCTCCGAACTGCCCGAGGTCCTCGGCATGGCCGACCGCGTCCTCGTCATGCACGAGGGCCGGATCACCGCCGAGCTCACCCGCGAAGAAGCGACCCCGGAGACCGTGATGCACGCGGCCACCGGTTCCCTGGAAGGCGCACGATGA
- a CDS encoding sensor histidine kinase, with amino-acid sequence MSAERRRSTRHHGIRTRIAGGSLLIAVVVSLFAGLAINAQLERIVRDGTVQALRSDGAQYVFALQARPDDPLQGPGLGTRIAVIAPDGSIPVFSLPTTLAAQLPALAATREVTTVDAGPATYILLSQPVTVGGDTWYVIAGRDEAEETTVLVQMRLLLVGSFALLVLGVAAGGWILTTVSLRPVTRLRVSAQSLSERSTDEVLPVGRADDEIAQLAITLNDLIERLRASADRERQLVSDASHELRTPLAILRTQLELARLEDSSREQLLADIEGAERSATRLSALVTSLLELSRIEAATPEDRTSAARLEADVLEAVERARFRVAADDALAGIEVEYVSAIAESGPGDGAAVYAVRADEVGRVVDNLAGNALQAFTERGGAVRHVSVMLDDDGGQLTLRVSDNAGGLDPAFEPRALERFSRSDATRSSGHGSGLGLAIVAAIARNAGGEIVLHNRPGHGLEVVVTLPAASARPGDPA; translated from the coding sequence GTGTCGGCGGAGCGTCGCCGGTCGACGCGGCACCACGGCATCCGCACGCGGATCGCCGGGGGCAGTCTGCTCATCGCCGTCGTCGTGTCGCTCTTCGCCGGGCTCGCGATCAACGCCCAGCTGGAGCGCATCGTCCGCGACGGCACCGTCCAGGCGCTCCGCAGTGACGGCGCGCAATACGTGTTCGCGCTGCAGGCGAGACCCGACGACCCGCTCCAGGGACCCGGCCTCGGGACCCGCATCGCCGTCATCGCCCCCGACGGTTCCATCCCGGTCTTCAGCCTGCCGACGACGCTCGCCGCGCAACTTCCGGCGCTCGCCGCGACGCGGGAGGTCACCACGGTCGACGCCGGTCCCGCCACCTACATCCTGTTGTCGCAGCCCGTGACCGTCGGTGGCGACACCTGGTACGTCATCGCCGGTCGCGACGAGGCTGAGGAGACGACCGTCCTCGTCCAGATGCGGCTCCTCCTCGTCGGGTCCTTCGCGCTCCTCGTCCTCGGTGTGGCGGCCGGCGGATGGATCCTGACGACGGTGTCGCTCCGACCCGTCACCCGGCTCCGGGTGAGTGCGCAGAGCCTCAGCGAGCGGTCGACGGACGAGGTGCTGCCGGTCGGCCGTGCCGACGACGAGATCGCGCAGCTCGCGATCACCCTCAACGACCTCATCGAGCGGCTGCGGGCCTCGGCCGACCGCGAACGGCAGCTCGTGTCCGACGCGAGTCACGAGCTCCGGACGCCGCTCGCGATCCTCCGAACCCAGCTTGAACTCGCGCGCCTCGAGGACTCGTCGCGCGAGCAATTGCTCGCTGACATCGAGGGGGCCGAGCGCAGTGCGACGCGGCTGTCGGCGCTCGTCACCTCGCTGCTCGAGTTGTCCCGCATCGAGGCGGCGACGCCGGAGGACCGGACGAGCGCGGCCAGGCTGGAGGCCGACGTGCTCGAAGCGGTCGAGCGCGCACGGTTCCGGGTCGCCGCGGACGACGCGCTGGCCGGGATCGAGGTCGAGTACGTGAGTGCGATCGCCGAGAGCGGGCCGGGGGATGGCGCGGCGGTGTACGCCGTGCGCGCCGACGAGGTCGGCCGGGTCGTCGACAACCTCGCGGGGAACGCGCTGCAGGCGTTCACCGAGCGCGGGGGTGCTGTGCGCCATGTGTCGGTCATGCTCGACGACGACGGTGGTCAGCTCACGCTGCGGGTTTCGGACAACGCCGGAGGGCTCGACCCGGCCTTCGAACCGCGGGCGCTCGAGCGGTTCAGCCGTTCGGACGCGACGCGTTCCTCCGGGCACGGTTCCGGTCTCGGGCTCGCGATCGTCGCCGCCATCGCGCGCAATGCGGGTGGCGAGATCGTGCTCCACAACCGTCCTGGCCACGGTCTCGAGGTCGTCGTCACCTTGCCCGCCGCGTCGGCCAGGCCGGGCGATCCCGCCTGA
- a CDS encoding LacI family DNA-binding transcriptional regulator: MSASVKDVAARAGVSVGTVSNVLNRPEKVSPVTVDRVHAAIDELGFVRNDAARQLRAGRSRSVGLVVLDVGNPFFTDVARGAEDRADAEGWSVLLGNSDESIDRERAYLDLFEEQRVAGVLITPLGDDLTRLSRLRDRGTPTVLVDRQTDDTSFSSVAVDDVAGGRLAVEHLIGLGRRRIAVVGGPSSLRQVVDRLAGARQAVDAAAAGGAEVSLEVVETTALTVLQGRSAGETVRNRPRDEWPDAVFAANDLLAMGVLQAFSMLGSVRVPDDIALIGYDDIDFASAAVVPLSSIRQPSALIGHTAVELLLREADAGARRVPEQIIFQPELVVRQSTVGVDPA; encoded by the coding sequence GTGAGCGCGAGCGTGAAGGACGTCGCGGCGAGAGCCGGCGTCTCGGTCGGGACCGTCTCCAACGTGCTGAACCGCCCCGAGAAGGTCTCGCCCGTCACGGTCGACCGCGTCCACGCGGCGATCGACGAGCTCGGCTTCGTCCGGAACGACGCGGCCCGCCAGCTCCGGGCTGGTCGCAGCCGCAGTGTCGGCCTCGTCGTGCTCGACGTCGGCAACCCGTTCTTCACCGACGTCGCCCGCGGCGCCGAGGATCGAGCCGATGCCGAGGGATGGTCGGTCCTCCTCGGCAACAGCGACGAGAGCATCGACCGCGAGCGCGCCTACCTCGACCTCTTCGAGGAGCAGCGGGTCGCCGGCGTCCTGATCACCCCGCTCGGCGACGATCTCACCCGGCTCAGCCGGCTGCGCGACCGCGGGACGCCGACGGTCCTCGTCGACCGGCAGACCGATGACACGAGCTTCTCATCGGTCGCCGTCGACGACGTCGCGGGCGGGCGGCTCGCGGTCGAGCACCTCATCGGACTCGGTCGGCGTCGCATCGCGGTCGTGGGCGGTCCGTCTTCGCTCCGTCAGGTCGTCGATCGGCTCGCCGGTGCGCGCCAGGCGGTCGATGCAGCCGCGGCAGGTGGTGCCGAGGTCTCCCTCGAGGTCGTGGAGACCACCGCGTTGACGGTGCTGCAGGGCCGTTCCGCGGGCGAGACCGTCCGGAACCGTCCTCGCGACGAGTGGCCCGACGCGGTGTTCGCGGCCAACGACCTCCTCGCGATGGGGGTCCTGCAGGCGTTCAGCATGCTCGGTTCGGTGCGCGTGCCGGACGACATCGCGCTGATCGGGTACGACGACATCGACTTCGCGTCGGCGGCGGTCGTCCCACTGTCGTCGATCCGTCAGCCGAGCGCGCTCATCGGCCACACCGCCGTCGAGCTCCTGCTCCGTGAGGCGGACGCGGGCGCTCGACGCGTGCCCGAGCAGATCATCTTCCAACCGGAGCTCGTCGTCCGGCAATCGACGGTCGGCGTCGACCCGGCCTGA
- a CDS encoding ABC transporter permease, protein MTDTTTKPGGGGPVTVATERTTNPIASIVRLRELPVTVALVVLVLVTYLANPLFLSAQGVKDLLLNATIMIILAVGQALVIITRNVDLSVGSILGLVAFATGTMFATMPQLPIIAVFAIAMLLGAVLGAINGALVTIAKVPALVITLGTLYIYRGLNNAWAGGTQYFADDRPDAFGNLSVDTVLGFPVITLIAILVVVVVAVYMAGARSGRDLYAIGSDPDAAKLFGIPVGRRVFLAFLANGLLAGLAGVLYASRFNSVGATTGSGMELDVVAAAVVGGVAIFGGSGSVAGAAIGAILLTTITSALTALRVDKFWQQAIVGILILAAIVIDRVASLRTAKKLRMSEARDV, encoded by the coding sequence ATGACCGACACCACCACCAAGCCGGGAGGCGGCGGCCCCGTCACCGTCGCGACCGAGCGCACGACGAACCCGATCGCGTCGATCGTGCGACTCCGGGAACTCCCGGTCACCGTCGCCCTCGTCGTCCTCGTGCTCGTGACCTACCTCGCGAACCCGCTGTTCCTGTCGGCGCAGGGGGTGAAGGACCTCCTCCTCAACGCGACGATCATGATCATCCTCGCCGTCGGTCAGGCGCTCGTCATCATCACCCGCAACGTCGACCTGTCCGTCGGCTCGATCCTGGGGCTCGTCGCCTTCGCGACCGGCACGATGTTCGCGACGATGCCGCAGCTGCCGATCATCGCGGTGTTCGCCATCGCGATGCTGCTCGGCGCGGTGCTCGGTGCGATCAACGGTGCGCTCGTCACGATCGCGAAGGTCCCCGCCCTCGTCATCACCCTGGGCACGCTCTACATCTACCGAGGATTGAACAACGCGTGGGCCGGTGGCACGCAGTACTTCGCGGACGACCGACCCGACGCGTTCGGGAACCTGTCCGTCGACACCGTCCTCGGCTTCCCTGTCATCACCCTCATCGCGATCCTCGTCGTGGTCGTCGTCGCCGTCTACATGGCCGGCGCACGGTCCGGCCGCGACCTCTACGCGATCGGGTCGGACCCGGACGCCGCGAAGCTGTTCGGCATCCCGGTCGGCCGCCGCGTCTTCCTCGCCTTCCTGGCGAACGGCCTGCTCGCCGGACTCGCCGGCGTGCTCTACGCCTCCCGCTTCAACTCGGTCGGCGCGACCACCGGGTCGGGCATGGAGCTCGACGTCGTCGCAGCGGCCGTCGTCGGTGGTGTCGCGATCTTCGGTGGCAGCGGCTCCGTCGCCGGGGCCGCGATCGGCGCGATCCTCCTCACCACCATCACGAGCGCCCTCACCGCCCTGCGCGTCGACAAGTTCTGGCAGCAGGCGATCGTGGGCATCCTCATCCTGGCCGCGATCGTCATCGACCGCGTCGCCAGCCTCCGTACGGCCAAGAAACTGCGAATGAGCGAGGCACGCGATGTCTGA
- a CDS encoding response regulator transcription factor: MRILVVDDEREMAGLLSRGLGSDGHDVTTAFDGPAALDLARQAIAPASGGDAGFQVAVVDVMLPGLSGFAVCRELKGLDPTLAVILLTARDAVDDRVRGLDAGADDYMIKPFAFAELAARIRAVRRRDALTVQPRLEVGGLTLDLHRHRARVGDHDVPLSGTEFDVLRVLATEPGVVVSRAAMLREVWETFDNIDPNVVDQYISRLRRKLDLAEAGVRIVTSRGVGFSLVAAGS; the protein is encoded by the coding sequence GTGCGGATCCTCGTCGTCGATGACGAACGCGAGATGGCGGGCCTCCTCTCCCGCGGTCTCGGGTCGGACGGCCACGACGTGACGACGGCGTTCGACGGCCCGGCCGCACTGGACCTCGCGCGGCAGGCGATCGCGCCGGCGTCCGGTGGCGACGCGGGCTTCCAGGTCGCGGTCGTCGACGTCATGCTCCCGGGGCTCTCCGGATTCGCCGTCTGCCGCGAGCTCAAAGGCCTCGACCCGACGCTCGCGGTGATCCTGCTCACGGCGCGCGACGCCGTGGACGACCGGGTCCGTGGGCTCGATGCGGGGGCCGACGACTACATGATCAAGCCGTTCGCCTTCGCCGAGCTCGCCGCCCGGATCCGCGCGGTCCGGCGGCGGGACGCGCTCACCGTGCAGCCGCGGTTGGAGGTCGGTGGGCTGACGCTCGACCTGCACCGGCACCGCGCGCGTGTCGGTGACCACGACGTGCCGCTGAGCGGGACCGAGTTCGACGTCCTCCGGGTGCTCGCTACCGAGCCGGGCGTCGTCGTCTCCCGGGCGGCCATGCTGCGGGAGGTCTGGGAGACCTTCGACAACATCGACCCGAACGTCGTCGATCAGTACATCAGTCGTCTCCGTCGCAAACTCGACCTGGCGGAGGCGGGTGTCCGCATCGTGACGAGCCGCGGCGTGGGCTTCTCGCTCGTCGCCGCAGGGAGCTGA